In one Zymobacter palmae genomic region, the following are encoded:
- a CDS encoding methyl-accepting chemotaxis protein: MFKKVRIITILAACSLIFLLMSLFSNGISALFMSSSNTSIRYLYNENAVILGIADTTNFMRTARTSLLAALPHVNDSDTTQFDKAMADSWRYYDRARKAMEHYQGLPHDRNEQLQADALAERFNDYALKGFEQQFDALKRKDTAAFLKIASGDAVTYDARYNPALDAVLEIHDKAAQQITEDANGNTQTAYVVIVVCTLLSILIIALVAVMLTRILIRPLRMAGEVAHAIGKGHLSNTINHDRQDEIGAVLQAMREMQVNLSSTVAAVRSNADHVASASTQIAQGNQDLSTRTEEQASALEETASAMEELGATVKQNAGNAQHADSLAQEAAKVAKEGGGVVERVVHRMNDLNDGAQKIVDIISLIDSIAFQTNLLALNASIEAARAGEQGRGFAVVASEVRNLAQRSADASRQIGDLINENVTGIREGTSLAGDAGSAMRNVMNVIKRLTDIMSEISSASHEQSEGVSQVGTAVIQMDQMTQQNAALVEESASAAASLQQQAAELVAQMQVFVIDESAA, from the coding sequence ATGTTCAAAAAAGTCCGCATCATCACCATCCTCGCGGCGTGCTCACTGATCTTTCTACTGATGTCGCTCTTTTCCAATGGCATCAGTGCGCTGTTCATGAGCTCGTCCAACACCTCTATCCGCTATCTCTATAACGAGAACGCCGTCATTCTGGGCATCGCGGACACCACCAACTTCATGCGCACCGCACGTACGTCTCTGCTTGCAGCGCTGCCGCACGTCAATGACAGCGACACCACGCAGTTCGACAAGGCAATGGCTGACAGCTGGCGCTACTACGACCGTGCTCGCAAGGCCATGGAACACTATCAGGGGCTGCCTCATGACAGAAATGAACAGCTGCAGGCAGATGCATTGGCCGAGCGTTTCAACGACTATGCGCTGAAAGGGTTCGAGCAACAGTTCGACGCGCTGAAACGCAAAGACACGGCGGCGTTCCTTAAGATCGCCAGCGGCGATGCCGTCACCTATGACGCCCGCTACAACCCGGCGCTGGATGCAGTACTGGAAATTCACGACAAGGCTGCCCAGCAGATCACCGAGGATGCCAACGGCAACACCCAGACAGCGTATGTTGTGATCGTTGTCTGTACGCTGCTATCCATTCTGATCATCGCGCTGGTGGCGGTCATGCTGACACGCATCCTGATCCGTCCGCTGCGCATGGCCGGTGAAGTGGCGCACGCCATCGGTAAAGGGCACCTGTCCAACACGATCAATCATGATCGCCAAGATGAAATCGGTGCCGTACTGCAGGCCATGCGGGAGATGCAGGTCAATCTGTCCTCTACCGTTGCCGCCGTTCGCAGCAATGCTGACCACGTTGCATCGGCCAGTACCCAGATCGCTCAGGGCAACCAGGACCTGTCCACGCGAACAGAAGAACAGGCCTCTGCACTGGAAGAGACCGCGTCAGCTATGGAAGAGCTGGGGGCGACCGTCAAGCAGAACGCGGGTAACGCTCAGCATGCCGACAGCTTGGCGCAGGAAGCAGCCAAGGTCGCCAAAGAAGGTGGTGGCGTCGTTGAACGCGTCGTTCATCGCATGAACGATCTCAACGATGGAGCACAGAAAATCGTCGACATCATTTCGCTGATCGACAGCATCGCGTTTCAGACTAACCTGCTGGCACTCAACGCTTCCATTGAGGCCGCTCGCGCGGGCGAACAGGGGCGTGGCTTTGCCGTAGTGGCTTCGGAAGTGCGCAATTTGGCTCAACGCAGTGCTGACGCCTCGCGCCAGATCGGTGATCTGATCAACGAGAACGTCACGGGCATTCGTGAAGGCACCTCACTGGCAGGGGATGCAGGCAGTGCCATGCGCAATGTCATGAACGTCATCAAGCGCTTAACCGACATCATGAGCGAGATCAGTTCAGCATCTCATGAGCAGAGTGAAGGGGTATCTCAGGTCGGCACAGCCGTCATTCAGATGGATCAGATGACCCAGCAGAACGCCGCGCTGGTAGAAGAAAGCGCTTCAGCCGCCGCCAGCCTACAACAACAGGCAGCGGAGCTGGTTGCACAGATGCAGGTATTCGTCATCGACGAATCGGCAGCATAG